In Persicimonas caeni, a single window of DNA contains:
- a CDS encoding OmpA family protein — protein MQYRNWKHPLAYGAMLAAGVCLTLPASPAFAEGSAELGSSQNLRSTLLQLDIVDPTTESVTWSGSGTLTVTDPNGTTVGTISSGGSLALSGHPAGVYSLTLSQQQTGSWDIGVTDGTTTYLGRLFTSRWNFDAGSFSASAATNASFYAIVPGGEPGKTAVVELKLDGLAGYVYDITANSSGVDGDQSGISVPSSNNSVTPEYPLYLNPPAVSDYATLTPTVSNVSFSGTTAGSQAQCNAIDPGVTEGTFTFDTNVEGGVQMICDINADGTFDPSSNVDVTVAGTVQPGTNTLTWDGTDNESNPVPYGTYDCIIRIGVGEFHYVGRDIETSYEGMRMYVLDSLLNRSPLTMFWNDELLQASAVALPNGEIGAYSAGPNGVISGPYADAAVPHTETTNGNARAWGDFSGAGRGDNALLDTYAFVESVSSASISVETGDSSVDSDGDGLSDLAERCTTDSDPNNPDTDGDGISDFVEADGGSWVDTDSDGIVDARDTDTDGDGILDADEGSNDSDNDSVGNWRDTDADGDGIPDATEGRVDSDGDLTYDYLDTDSDGDGIPDATEGNVDTDGDSTPDYLDLDSDDDTLPDENEGTTDSDGDGAADYVDADSDNDGISDAIEGSGDTDLDSIPDYLDTDSDNDGILDADEGTADPDNDGTGNWRDFDSDGDGLGDVDEGDVDFDGDGTPDYLDTDSDDDGISDAIEGDVDTDGDNAPNYLDTDSDGDTLPDSVEGTVDSDGDSTPDYLDTDSDNDGIDDSVEGAGDTDLDTTPDYLDSDSDNDGLSDAVEGSFDSDGDGSADYVDTDSDDDGIDDAVEGDVDTDGDGTPDYLDDDSDDDGLLDFIEGTVDSDGDSTPDYLDADSDNDGISDAIEGNGDSDGDSTPDYLDSDSDGDGIDDAVEGNVDSDGDSTPDYLDADSDNDGIDDSVEGNVDSDGDSTPDYLDADSDNDGIDDSVEGNVDSDGDSTPDYLDTDSDGDGIDDSVEGNVDSDGDSTPDYLDADSDDDGIDDSVEGNVDSDGDSTPDYLDTDSDDDGIDDATEGNVDSDGDSTPDYLDTDSDDDGIDDAVEGNVDSDSDGTPDYLDTDSDDDGIDDAVEGSVDSDGDGTPDYLDADSDNDGLADADEGTSDSDSDGTPDYLDTDSDNDGIDDAVEGSVDSDGDGTPDYLDADSDGDGIDDATEGNVDSDGDGTPDYLDADSDDDGISDAVEGSVDSDGDGTPDYLDADSDGDGISDAVEGSVDSDGDGTPDYLDTDSDGDGISDAVEGDVDTDGDGTPDYLDTDSDDDGLSDADEGDVDSDGDGAADYVDTDSDDDGLSDATEGDVDSDSDGTPDYLDTDSDDDGISDAVEGDVDTDGDGTPDYLDTDSDGDTLPDSSEGTVDTDGDGTPDYLDTDSDGDGTPDADEESDDTDGDGIPDYRDPDSDDDGILDSVEGNVDTDGDGTPDYLDDDSDNDGISDAVEGDVDSDGDGTADYIDADSDDDGISDETEGDVDTDGDGTPDYLDTDSDDDGLTDADEGDVDSDGDGEADYVDSDSDNDGISDETEGDVDTDGDGTPDYLDDDSDGDGISDETEGDVDTDGDGTPDYLDDDSDGDGLSDADEGDVDTDGDGTADYLDDDSDNDGIDDSTEGTVDTDGDGTRDFQDVDSDNDGVIDADEGTVDTDGDGQSDYVDSDSDNDGIDDENEGSNDTDGDGTPDYIDEDSDNDGLTDADEDELGTDPQNPDTDGDGLIDTDEVNEHETDPTVADTDGGGVPDGEEIDRRSDPLSDIDDEQTTLRGGSLACSSASPSGPAPMGLALLMLFGLSALWRRGRKLGSKLGVLLGAGAALMVVDVAPAQAQMGANLDTDYQVEHFEPLPVQAHSIYNVATSDVLGHLRPSAGFFLHFVDDPIRLDTESGTTRAKLLDSQLKAELSGAIGLYDLGEIGLVVPMVAYQSDDNVAQYGLSGVDSFALADMRVVPKLRFPKRFYGFGAALMASVYLPVGDTDSFNSDGEFRVEPRLVVDWKHAMGMLVSANVGWQAREEAYTGSYAAGDIVRWGVGIEGPAFLDGLKARASAFGNINLADARNPFDAGDSTDNENANSAELLAGVSYALPQDLAVSLGAGTGLSAGVGSPAYRLFTAIGWRPVNRDADSDGIEDADDQCSDIAEDIDGFQDADGCPDRDNDGDRIDDVDDQCPNKAEDYNDIDDKDGCPDAGADRDEDGIANADDQCPNKAEDVDEFEDEDGCPDVDNDGDKLADADDQCPNEAEDVDEFEDADGCPDNDNDGDRIADADDQCPNQAEVVNGFEDEDGCPDEGESKVKVTEEKINIMEKIYFDTNRATIRERSHRILDEIVTVLRTHPEIAKVRVEGHTDSKGSDAHNLELSQKRADAVVGYLVEKGIDASRLEAKGYGETKPIADNGTAEGREKNRRVTFTILEGEEEAKVETEDVETK, from the coding sequence ATGCAGTACCGAAATTGGAAACACCCCCTGGCCTACGGGGCAATGCTAGCGGCGGGCGTGTGCCTGACGCTGCCCGCCTCGCCGGCGTTCGCCGAAGGCTCGGCCGAGCTGGGCAGCTCGCAAAATCTGCGGTCGACGTTGCTGCAGCTCGACATCGTCGATCCGACGACGGAATCGGTGACCTGGTCGGGCTCGGGAACGTTGACGGTGACCGACCCCAACGGCACGACCGTGGGCACGATTTCGAGCGGGGGAAGCCTCGCGTTGAGCGGGCACCCGGCCGGCGTCTACTCGTTGACGCTGTCTCAACAGCAGACCGGCAGCTGGGATATCGGCGTGACCGACGGCACGACGACCTACCTGGGCCGTCTGTTCACCAGCCGGTGGAACTTCGACGCGGGTAGCTTTTCGGCGTCGGCGGCGACCAACGCGAGCTTCTATGCGATCGTTCCGGGCGGCGAGCCCGGCAAGACCGCGGTGGTCGAGCTCAAACTCGACGGCCTGGCCGGCTATGTCTACGACATCACGGCCAACTCGAGCGGCGTCGACGGCGACCAGTCGGGCATCAGCGTGCCGTCGAGCAATAACAGCGTGACTCCCGAGTACCCGCTGTACCTGAACCCGCCGGCGGTGTCCGACTACGCCACCCTGACCCCGACGGTGTCGAACGTGTCGTTTTCGGGCACGACCGCGGGCAGCCAGGCGCAGTGCAACGCCATCGATCCGGGGGTGACCGAGGGGACGTTCACCTTCGACACCAACGTCGAGGGCGGCGTGCAGATGATCTGCGACATCAACGCCGACGGGACCTTCGACCCCTCGTCGAACGTCGACGTGACCGTGGCCGGCACCGTCCAGCCGGGGACCAACACCCTGACCTGGGACGGCACCGACAACGAGAGCAACCCGGTGCCCTACGGCACCTACGACTGCATCATCCGCATCGGCGTCGGCGAGTTCCACTACGTGGGCCGCGACATCGAGACGAGCTACGAGGGCATGCGCATGTACGTGCTCGACAGCTTGCTGAATCGCTCGCCGCTGACGATGTTCTGGAACGACGAGTTGCTGCAGGCCAGCGCCGTGGCGCTTCCCAACGGCGAGATCGGCGCCTACTCGGCGGGCCCCAACGGGGTCATCTCGGGCCCCTACGCCGACGCGGCGGTGCCGCATACGGAGACGACCAACGGAAACGCGCGCGCCTGGGGCGACTTCTCGGGTGCCGGCCGCGGCGACAACGCCCTGCTGGACACCTACGCGTTTGTGGAGTCGGTCTCGAGCGCGTCCATCTCGGTGGAGACCGGCGACAGCAGCGTCGACTCCGACGGCGACGGGCTGAGCGACCTGGCCGAGCGATGCACCACCGACAGCGACCCGAACAACCCGGACACCGACGGCGACGGCATCAGTGACTTCGTCGAGGCCGACGGCGGCAGCTGGGTCGACACCGACTCGGACGGCATCGTCGACGCGCGCGACACGGACACCGACGGCGACGGCATCCTCGACGCCGACGAAGGCTCGAACGATTCGGACAACGACTCGGTGGGCAACTGGCGAGACACCGACGCCGACGGCGACGGCATCCCGGATGCGACCGAAGGCCGCGTCGACTCCGACGGCGACCTGACCTACGACTACCTGGACACCGACTCGGACGGCGACGGCATCCCGGACGCGACCGAGGGCAATGTCGACACCGACGGTGACTCGACGCCCGACTACCTCGACCTGGACAGCGATGACGACACGCTGCCCGACGAAAACGAGGGCACGACCGACAGCGACGGCGACGGCGCGGCCGACTACGTCGACGCCGACTCGGATAACGACGGCATCTCGGACGCCATCGAAGGCTCGGGCGACACCGACCTCGACTCCATCCCCGACTACCTGGACACCGACTCGGACAACGACGGCATCCTCGACGCCGACGAAGGCACCGCCGACCCGGACAACGACGGGACGGGCAACTGGCGAGATTTCGACAGCGACGGCGACGGCCTGGGTGATGTGGACGAAGGCGACGTCGACTTCGACGGCGACGGCACGCCCGACTACCTGGACACCGACTCGGACGACGACGGGATCTCGGACGCCATCGAAGGCGACGTCGACACCGACGGCGACAATGCACCGAACTATCTGGACACCGACTCGGACGGCGACACGCTGCCCGATTCGGTCGAGGGCACCGTCGACTCCGATGGCGACTCGACCCCCGACTACCTCGATACCGATTCGGACAACGACGGCATCGACGACTCGGTCGAGGGCGCGGGCGACACCGACCTGGACACGACGCCCGACTACCTGGACAGCGACTCGGACAATGACGGCCTGAGCGACGCGGTCGAGGGGAGCTTCGACAGCGACGGCGACGGCAGCGCCGATTACGTCGACACCGACAGCGACGACGACGGCATCGACGATGCGGTCGAAGGCGACGTCGACACCGACGGCGACGGCACGCCCGACTACCTGGACGACGACAGCGACGACGACGGCCTGCTCGACTTCATCGAGGGCACTGTCGACAGCGACGGCGATTCGACCCCCGATTACCTCGACGCCGATTCGGACAACGACGGCATCTCGGATGCGATCGAAGGCAACGGCGATTCGGACGGTGATTCGACGCCCGACTACCTGGATTCGGATTCGGACGGCGACGGCATCGACGATGCGGTCGAAGGCAACGTCGACAGCGACGGCGACTCCACCCCCGACTACCTCGACGCCGACTCGGACAACGACGGCATCGACGATTCGGTCGAAGGCAACGTCGACTCCGACGGCGACTCCACCCCCGACTACCTCGACGCCGACTCGGACAACGACGGCATTGACGATTCGGTCGAAGGCAACGTCGACTCCGATGGCGACTCGACGCCCGACTACCTCGACACCGACAGCGACGGCGACGGCATCGACGACTCGGTCGAAGGCAACGTCGACTCCGATGGAGACTCGACGCCCGACTACCTCGACGCCGACTCGGACGACGACGGCATCGACGATTCGGTCGAAGGCAACGTCGACTCCGACGGCGACTCGACGCCAGATTATCTCGACACGGACTCGGACGACGACGGCATCGACGATGCGACCGAAGGCAACGTCGACTCCGATGGCGATTCGACTCCCGACTACTTAGATACCGACAGCGACGACGACGGCATCGACGACGCGGTCGAAGGCAACGTCGACAGCGACTCGGACGGCACGCCCGACTACCTCGACACCGACTCGGACGACGACGGCATCGACGACGCGGTCGAAGGTTCGGTCGACTCGGATGGTGACGGCACCCCCGACTACCTCGACGCCGACAGCGACAATGACGGCCTGGCCGACGCCGATGAAGGCACGAGCGACTCCGACTCGGACGGCACACCGGACTACTTGGACACCGACAGCGACAATGACGGCATCGACGACGCGGTCGAAGGTTCGGTCGACTCCGATGGTGACGGCACGCCCGACTACCTGGACGCCGACTCGGACGGCGACGGCATCGACGATGCGACGGAAGGCAACGTCGACTCGGACGGTGACGGCACGCCCGACTACCTCGACGCCGACAGCGACGACGACGGCATCTCGGATGCGGTCGAAGGTTCGGTCGACTCCGATGGCGACGGTACGCCCGACTACCTCGACGCCGACTCGGACGGCGACGGCATCTCGGATGCGGTCGAAGGTTCGGTCGACTCCGATGGTGACGGCACGCCCGACTACCTCGACACCGACTCCGACGGCGACGGCATCTCGGATGCGGTCGAAGGCGACGTCGACACCGATGGTGACGGCACGCCCGATTACCTCGACACCGACAGCGACGACGACGGACTCAGCGACGCCGACGAAGGCGACGTCGACAGCGATGGCGACGGCGCGGCCGACTACGTCGACACCGATTCGGACGACGATGGTTTGAGCGACGCGACCGAAGGTGACGTCGACAGCGACTCGGACGGCACGCCCGACTACCTGGATACCGACAGCGACGACGACGGCATCTCGGATGCGGTCGAAGGCGACGTCGACACCGACGGTGACGGCACGCCCGACTACCTCGACACCGACTCCGACGGCGACACGCTGCCCGACTCCAGCGAGGGAACCGTCGACACCGACGGTGACGGCACGCCCGACTATCTGGACACCGACTCCGACGGCGACGGCACGCCCGACGCCGACGAGGAGAGCGACGATACCGACGGCGACGGCATCCCCGACTACCGGGATCCCGACTCGGACGATGACGGCATCCTCGACTCGGTCGAGGGCAACGTCGACACCGACGGCGACGGCACGCCCGACTATCTGGACGACGACTCGGACAACGACGGCATCTCGGATGCGGTCGAAGGCGACGTCGACTCCGATGGTGACGGCACCGCCGACTATATCGACGCCGACTCCGACGACGACGGCATCTCCGACGAGACCGAAGGCGACGTCGACACCGACGGTGACGGCACGCCCGACTACCTCGACACCGACTCGGACGACGACGGCTTGACCGACGCCGACGAGGGTGACGTCGACTCTGATGGCGACGGCGAGGCCGATTACGTCGATAGCGATTCCGACAATGACGGTATCTCGGACGAGACCGAAGGCGACGTCGACACCGACGGTGACGGCACGCCCGACTACCTCGACGACGACAGCGACGGCGACGGCATCTCGGATGAGACCGAAGGCGACGTCGACACCGATGGTGACGGCACGCCCGACTACCTCGACGACGACTCGGACGGCGACGGACTCAGCGACGCCGACGAAGGCGACGTCGACACCGACGGCGACGGCACCGCCGATTACCTCGACGACGACTCGGACAACGACGGCATCGACGACTCGACCGAGGGCACCGTCGACACCGACGGTGACGGCACCCGCGACTTCCAAGACGTCGACAGTGACAACGACGGTGTCATCGACGCCGACGAAGGCACCGTCGATACCGACGGCGACGGACAGAGCGACTACGTCGACTCCGACAGCGACAACGACGGCATCGACGACGAGAACGAGGGCAGCAACGACACCGACGGTGACGGCACGCCCGACTACATCGACGAGGATAGCGACAACGACGGGCTGACCGACGCCGACGAGGACGAGCTTGGCACCGATCCGCAGAACCCGGACACCGACGGTGACGGCCTCATCGACACCGACGAGGTCAACGAGCACGAGACCGACCCGACCGTGGCCGACACCGACGGCGGCGGCGTGCCCGACGGCGAGGAGATCGACCGCCGCTCCGACCCGCTGTCCGACATCGACGACGAGCAGACCACCCTGCGCGGCGGAAGCCTCGCCTGCTCGAGCGCCTCGCCTTCGGGCCCGGCGCCGATGGGACTGGCCCTGCTGATGCTCTTCGGCCTGAGCGCGCTGTGGCGCCGCGGCCGTAAGCTCGGCTCGAAGCTCGGCGTCCTGTTGGGCGCCGGCGCGGCCCTGATGGTGGTCGACGTGGCCCCGGCCCAGGCGCAGATGGGCGCGAACCTCGACACGGACTACCAGGTCGAGCACTTCGAGCCGCTGCCCGTGCAGGCCCACAGCATCTACAACGTCGCCACCAGCGACGTGCTCGGTCACCTGCGCCCGTCGGCAGGATTCTTCCTGCACTTCGTCGACGACCCCATCCGGCTCGACACCGAGTCGGGCACGACCCGCGCCAAGCTGCTCGACTCGCAGCTCAAAGCCGAATTGAGCGGCGCCATCGGCCTGTACGACCTGGGTGAAATCGGCCTGGTCGTGCCGATGGTCGCCTACCAGAGCGACGACAACGTCGCCCAATACGGGCTGAGCGGGGTCGACAGCTTCGCGCTCGCCGATATGCGCGTGGTGCCCAAGCTGCGTTTTCCGAAACGCTTCTACGGGTTCGGCGCGGCGCTGATGGCGTCGGTCTACCTGCCCGTGGGCGACACCGACAGCTTCAACTCCGACGGCGAGTTTCGCGTCGAGCCGCGCCTCGTGGTCGACTGGAAGCACGCCATGGGGATGCTCGTCAGCGCCAACGTGGGCTGGCAGGCGCGCGAAGAGGCCTACACGGGCAGCTACGCCGCCGGCGACATCGTGCGCTGGGGCGTGGGCATCGAAGGCCCGGCCTTCCTCGACGGGCTGAAGGCGCGCGCCAGCGCCTTCGGCAACATCAACCTGGCCGACGCGCGCAACCCCTTCGACGCCGGCGACAGCACCGACAACGAGAACGCCAACTCCGCCGAGTTGCTCGCCGGCGTCTCCTACGCCCTGCCCCAGGACCTGGCGGTCTCGCTCGGCGCGGGCACCGGCCTGAGCGCCGGGGTCGGCTCGCCGGCCTACCGGTTGTTCACCGCCATCGGGTGGCGTCCCGTCAATCGTGACGCCGACAGCGACGGCATCGAGGACGCCGACGATCAGTGCTCGGATATCGCCGAAGACATCGACGGATTCCAAGATGCCGACGGCTGCCCCGACCGCGACAACGACGGCGACCGCATCGATGACGTCGATGACCAGTGCCCGAACAAGGCCGAGGACTACAACGACATCGACGACAAGGATGGCTGCCCCGACGCCGGCGCCGACCGTGACGAAGACGGCATCGCCAACGCCGACGACCAGTGCCCGAACAAGGCCGAGGACGTCGACGAATTCGAAGACGAAGACGGCTGCCCCGACGTCGACAACGACGGCGACAAGCTCGCCGACGCCGACGACCAGTGTCCCAATGAAGCCGAAGACGTCGACGAATTCGAAGACGCCGACGGCTGCCCCGACAACGACAACGACGGCGACCGCATCGCCGACGCCGACGACCAGTGCCCCAACCAGGCCGAGGTGGTCAACGGCTTCGAGGATGAGGACGGCTGCCCCGACGAGGGCGAGTCGAAGGTCAAGGTGACCGAAGAGAAGATCAACATCATGGAGAAGATCTACTTCGACACCAACCGCGCCACCATCCGTGAGCGAAGCCACCGCATCCTCGACGAGATCGTGACGGTGCTTCGCACCCATCCCGAGATCGCCAAGGTGCGCGTCGAGGGTCACACCGACAGCAAGGGCAGCGACGCGCATAACCTCGAGTTGTCGCAGAAGCGCGCCGACGCTGTGGTGGGCTACCTGGTCGAAAAAGGCATCGACGCCTCGCGCCTCGAGGCCAAGGGCTACGGTGAGACGAAGCCGATCGCGGACAACGGCACGGCCGAAGGCCGCGAGAAGAACCGCCGCGTGACGTTCACCATTCTGGAGGGCGAGGAGGAGGCAAAGGTCGAGACCGAAGACGTCGAGACCAAGTAG
- a CDS encoding 2-keto-4-pentenoate hydratase codes for MKKDQINYFADIVDSAAVAVTPITMLTAEAPEMTLEEAYDIQRASIARRLERGEQLVGMKMGLTSKAKMEQVGVHNPIYGHLTDTMVEGSGAELDRDLFIHPRVEPEVAFILGKDLEGPTTPAEALDAVESVCAALEVIDSRFRDFKFTIIDVVADNASSSKIVLGTERVAPDALDELGNLGMVMSHNGEVVKTGSSAAIYEHPANSLAELANMLAERGESLKAGQIVMAGGATAAIHVDSGDHVQVDVDELGSVELSIG; via the coding sequence ATGAAAAAAGACCAAATCAACTACTTCGCCGACATCGTCGACAGCGCCGCTGTCGCCGTCACCCCCATCACGATGCTCACCGCCGAGGCGCCCGAGATGACCCTCGAGGAGGCCTACGACATCCAGCGCGCCTCCATCGCGCGGCGTCTGGAGCGCGGCGAGCAGCTCGTGGGCATGAAGATGGGCCTGACGAGCAAGGCGAAGATGGAGCAGGTGGGGGTGCATAACCCCATCTATGGCCACCTGACCGACACGATGGTCGAGGGGAGCGGCGCCGAGCTCGACCGCGACCTGTTCATCCACCCGCGCGTCGAGCCCGAGGTCGCCTTCATCCTGGGCAAAGATCTCGAGGGCCCGACCACCCCGGCCGAGGCGCTCGACGCCGTCGAGAGCGTGTGCGCGGCGCTCGAGGTCATCGACAGCCGCTTTCGCGACTTCAAGTTCACCATCATCGACGTGGTCGCCGACAACGCCTCGTCGTCGAAGATCGTGCTGGGCACCGAGCGCGTGGCGCCCGACGCCCTCGACGAGCTGGGCAACCTGGGCATGGTGATGAGCCACAACGGCGAGGTCGTCAAAACGGGCAGCAGCGCGGCGATCTACGAGCACCCGGCCAACTCGCTGGCCGAGCTCGCCAACATGCTCGCCGAGCGCGGCGAGTCGTTGAAAGCGGGCCAGATCGTCATGGCCGGCGGCGCCACCGCCGCCATCCACGTCGACTCGGGCGACCACGTCCAGGTCGACGTCGATGAGCTGGGCAGCGTCGAGTTGTCTATTGGGTGA